A region of Etheostoma cragini isolate CJK2018 chromosome 2, CSU_Ecrag_1.0, whole genome shotgun sequence DNA encodes the following proteins:
- the LOC117960203 gene encoding beta-2-glycoprotein 1-like — MEHTLTLFLLSPFVVFTIVTSEQDNVCFRPELAANIETDGLQRYFSPGEELVLSCKQGYTPVSGPRKIVCAASGKWTTTKLKCIPKRCPYPDPLSNGELYYENTVFQSTINYTCDDGYTLTGDSTAVCLANGTWSTSVPECIPVSCGLAPIPKFGMIIYDKKIRGNTIDYGVKGTYVCMPPYVLFGNARAECTGSGNWTKTPECRVVTCPPPENIDKGYMSNNNQKDYDYMETIKYGCLGDYVLEGSLQIVCQHNGNWSEKPSCKAPCSVGIHKARILYKGQKIWIKDLLPNTILHKDIVSVYCMDKARNCGYAVQTQCIDGKLEIPECFEQPSKLDYILNSGLPSEITQC, encoded by the exons ATGGAACACACGCTTACTCTGTTTCTGTTATctccatttgttgtttttactatCGTGACATCTGAACAAGACAAtg TATGTTTTAGGCCTGAGCTGGCTGCCAACATTGAGACAGATGGGCTCCAGAGGTACTTCAGCCCTGGTGAGGAGTTAGTGTTGTCCTGCAAACAGGGATACACCCCCGTGTCTGGGCCTCGGAAGATTGTCTGCGCTGCCAGTGGAAAATGGACGACAACGAAATTAAAGTGCATAC CAAAAAGGTGTCCCTATCCTGATCCTCTGTCTAATGGAGAGCTCTACTATGAGAATACTGTGTTCCAGAGTACAATCAACTACACATGTGATGATGG GTACACCTTGACTGGAGACAGCACTGCTGTGTGCCTTGCCAATGGAACATGGAGCACATCAGTACCAGAGTGCATAC CTGTGTCCTGTGGTCTCGCTCCAATCCCAAAGTTTGGGATGATAATTTACGACAAGAAGATTAGAGGGAATACCATTGATTATGGTGTCAAAGGGACGTACGTGTGTATGCCCCCATACGTACTTTTTGGCAACGCAAGAGCAGAGTGCACTGGCAGCGGCAACTGGACCAAGACACCTGAATGTCGAG TGGTGACCTGCCCTCCACCGGAGAACATTGACAAAGGCTACATGTCAAACAACAACCAGAAAGACTATGACTACATGGAAACAATCAAATATGGCTGCCTTGGAGACTATGTACTTGAAGGAAGCCTCCAGATTGTTTGTCAGCACAATGGGAATTGGTCTGAGAAGCCATCGTGCAAAG CTCCTTGCAGCGTTGGCATACATAAAGCAAGGATATTATACAAAGGACAAAAAATCTGGATCAAAGATCTACTTCCTAATACAATCTTACACAAAGACATTGTCTCTGTCTACTGCATGGACAAGGCCAGGAACTGTGGTTATGCAGTGCAAACCCAGTGCATTGATGGAAAACTCGAAATCCCTGAATGCTTTGAGC AGCCCAGCAAACTGGATTATATCCTTAATTCAGGTTTACCATCAGAAATCACACAGTGCTGA
- the LOC117960196 gene encoding beta-2-glycoprotein 1-like: MASTLALLVLCQVALYTTVTSIKVCGRPVVTDGIDKSTLKRVYEFGEEVTLTCGRGYLPSTVTPRRITCTDTGEWTQSDLACSPKMCPIPRPLQPLAMGRTEAPFKSVLNFTCDDGYVMQGASESRCLHDGTWSDPPPLCKAVNCPLPKPPSDGRIAHDKPVTGSSTMYGQGWTYECNPPKAPSYERGSCMADGSATEPPVCQEVSCTIPTGIPNGFITFAVKRQHGYKEKVKYACNEHYILDGEAEIQCQNTGNWSSKPVCRAPCKVNIKRGRIFYNAKKLWISDLKPNRVLHGEHVVFYCLNRAEKCGYPVASTCNDGTLPLPECFEEPGNMEYNLRPKTLPSEITMCAASPPASPTSSARPA, from the exons TTTGTGGCCGACCTGTTGTCACTGACGGGATTGACAAGTCAACCCTAAAACGTGTGTATGAGTTTGGAGAAGAGGTGACCCTAACATGTGGACGGGGGTACTTGCCTTCGACAGTAACCCCTCGAAGGATTACCTGCACCGACACAGGAGAATGGACACAGTCAGACCTGGCATGCTCCC CTAAGATGTGCCCAATCCCTAGACCTCTGCAGCCATTAGCAATGGGAAGGACAGAGGCTCCATTCAAGAGTGTGCTTAACTTCACATGTGATGATGG GTACGTCATGCAAGGAGCCAGTGAGAGCAGGTGTTTACATGATGGCACCTGGAGCGATCCACCACCTCTCTGCAAAG CTGTGAACTGTCCACTGCCCAAGCCACCTAGCGATGGAAGAATTGCCCATGATAAGCCAGTTACTGGAAGCAGCACCATGTATGGGCAAGGCTGGACATATGAGTGTAACCCACCGAAGGCACCAAGTTATGAGAGAGGATCCTGCATGGCTGATGGAAGTGCAACTGAGCCACCGGTGTGCCAAG AGGTGAGCTGCACCATCCCAACAGGCATACCGAATGGCTTCATCACCTTTGCTGTAAAGAGACAACATGGCTACAAGGAAAAGGTTAAGTACGCCTGCAATGAGCATTATATTCTGGATGGTGAGGCTGAGATACAGTGCCAAAACACGGGAAACTGGTCTTCCAAACCAGTTTGCAGAG CTCCCTGCAAAGTTAATATCAAAAGAGGCCGTATCTTCTACAATGCCAAGAAGCTTTGGATTTCAGACCTGAAACCCAACAGAGTCCTCCACGGAGAACATGTCGTCTTCTATTGTCTGAACAGAGCTGAGAAGTGTGGCTACCCTGTGGCCAGCACTTGTAATGATGGAACCCTCCCCCTCCCAGAGTGCTTTGAGG AACCAGGCAACATGGAATACAACTTAAGGCCCAAAACCCTTCcatcagaaatcacaatgtgtgCTGCTTCACCCCCTGCAAGCCCCACAAGCTCTGCAAGACCTGCATAA